A single window of Candidatus Zymogenus saltonus DNA harbors:
- a CDS encoding amidophosphoribosyltransferase, with product MDKFREECGVFGIYGKDEASNLSYLGLYALQHRGQESAGIVSFDQEKKRFYVHRSLGLVNDIFDEETLADLPGRSAIGHVRYSTYGGTLENAQPFVVNDRRGGLAIAHNGNLVNAGRIRKALEENGSIFQSTMDTEVIVHVLASIKVGSLVERLTLALNQILGSYSLVILTEGNLIAVRDPHGFRPLVLGELDGSFVVASETCALDLIEARYIRDVEPGEILIINEKGVHSHMTLPKKEHSFCIFEYIYFARPDSIVFGQNVYTIRKLLGAKLAQEDDIEADLVLPVPDSGVPAAVGYSQAAKIPFEFGLIRNHYVGRTFIEPSDGIRHFGVKIKLNPVHHELKGKKVVVIDDSIVRGTTSKKIIGMIRSAGAKEIHMRISSPPTTHSCYYGIDTPTRDELIASKNTIDEIGEFIGVDSLKYLTIEGMMESVDKTGLKFCNACFTGKYPVLRDDTDEAAQLVLFPRRGKAMGVI from the coding sequence ATGGATAAGTTTCGCGAGGAATGCGGCGTATTCGGAATCTACGGAAAGGACGAGGCGAGCAACCTCTCCTACCTCGGCCTCTACGCCCTCCAGCACAGGGGGCAGGAGAGCGCCGGCATAGTCTCCTTCGATCAGGAGAAGAAACGCTTCTACGTCCACAGGAGCCTTGGGCTTGTTAATGACATCTTCGACGAAGAGACCCTGGCCGATCTCCCAGGGAGGTCCGCCATCGGCCACGTCAGGTACTCCACCTACGGCGGGACCTTGGAGAACGCCCAGCCCTTCGTCGTGAACGACAGGCGTGGGGGGCTTGCCATCGCCCACAACGGCAACCTCGTCAACGCCGGGAGGATCAGAAAGGCGCTGGAGGAGAACGGCTCGATCTTCCAGTCCACGATGGATACCGAGGTGATCGTCCACGTCTTGGCATCCATCAAGGTCGGCTCCCTCGTGGAGCGTCTGACCCTGGCCCTAAACCAGATCTTGGGCTCCTACTCCCTCGTCATCCTCACCGAGGGAAACCTGATCGCCGTAAGAGACCCGCACGGCTTTCGGCCCCTTGTACTGGGGGAGCTCGACGGCTCTTTCGTCGTGGCGTCCGAGACGTGCGCCCTTGACCTCATCGAGGCGAGGTACATAAGAGACGTGGAACCGGGAGAGATCCTCATCATAAACGAGAAGGGCGTCCACTCCCACATGACGCTGCCGAAGAAGGAGCACTCCTTCTGCATATTCGAGTATATCTACTTCGCCCGGCCCGACAGCATCGTCTTCGGCCAGAACGTCTACACGATAAGAAAGCTCCTCGGGGCGAAGCTCGCCCAGGAGGACGATATCGAGGCCGACCTCGTCCTGCCCGTGCCGGACTCCGGGGTTCCGGCGGCGGTCGGCTACTCCCAGGCCGCTAAAATCCCCTTCGAGTTCGGGCTTATAAGAAACCACTACGTCGGAAGGACCTTCATCGAGCCGTCAGACGGCATTCGTCACTTCGGCGTTAAGATCAAGCTGAACCCGGTGCACCACGAGCTGAAGGGCAAGAAGGTCGTGGTGATCGACGACTCGATCGTCCGCGGCACAACGTCAAAGAAGATCATCGGGATGATCAGGAGCGCGGGGGCCAAGGAGATACACATGCGGATAAGCTCCCCGCCGACCACCCACTCCTGCTACTACGGCATCGACACGCCGACGAGGGACGAGCTCATCGCGTCGAAGAACACAATCGACGAGATCGGCGAGTTTATAGGCGTGGACTCGCTCAAATACCTCACCATAGAGGGGATGATGGAGAGCGTGGACAAGACGGGCCTGAAGTTCTGCAACGCCTGCTTTACGGGGAAATACCCGGTGCTTCGCGACGACACGGACGAGGCGGCGCAGTTAGTGTTGTTTCCGCGGCGGGGCAAGGCTATGGGGGTGATTTAG
- a CDS encoding adenylosuccinate lyase — MIERYTRPEMGIIWEPKRKFETWLQIEIAACEAQAEMGKIPAEDLKAIVEKARFDIEGIDKIEAVTKHDVIAFLTNVAEYVGPSSRFIHMGLTSSDILDTSLALLLKEASDILIGDIDKLLEVLKRRAFEFKETVMIGRSHGVHAEPISFGHKLAVWYDEMRRNKERMLAAKETISCGKLSGAVGTFANIEPELEERVMEKLGLTPAPASTQVVQRDRHAQFFTTLAIIASSVEKFAIEIRHLQRTEVLEAMEYFSPGQKGSSAMPHKRNPILTENVTGLARLVRSNSLAAMENVPLWHERDISHSSVERVIAPDSTILLDFMLTRITGVIDKLVVFPDRMRENLESTGGLVYSQRLLLKLIDSGMTREEAYEVVQSMAKRAWEGKARFIDLVKVDDKIKERLKTEDIEDVFDPRFYVRHTDFIFNRVFSQ; from the coding sequence ATGATAGAGCGCTACACCCGGCCCGAGATGGGGATCATCTGGGAGCCGAAGAGGAAATTCGAGACGTGGCTTCAGATCGAGATCGCGGCGTGCGAGGCGCAGGCCGAGATGGGAAAGATCCCCGCCGAAGACCTCAAGGCAATCGTGGAGAAGGCGCGGTTCGACATCGAGGGGATAGACAAGATCGAGGCGGTCACCAAGCACGACGTCATCGCCTTTCTCACAAATGTGGCGGAATATGTGGGGCCGTCCTCCCGTTTCATCCACATGGGCCTAACCTCTTCCGACATTCTCGACACCTCCCTCGCCCTGCTCCTTAAAGAGGCCTCAGACATCCTGATCGGCGATATAGATAAACTCCTCGAGGTTTTAAAGAGGAGGGCCTTCGAGTTCAAGGAAACGGTAATGATAGGCCGCTCCCACGGGGTGCACGCGGAGCCGATAAGCTTCGGCCACAAGCTCGCCGTCTGGTACGACGAGATGAGGCGAAACAAAGAGAGGATGTTAGCCGCCAAGGAGACGATAAGCTGCGGCAAGCTCTCGGGGGCGGTGGGGACCTTCGCCAACATCGAGCCTGAGCTGGAGGAGAGGGTGATGGAAAAGCTGGGACTTACGCCCGCCCCCGCCTCGACCCAGGTCGTCCAGCGCGACAGGCACGCCCAGTTTTTCACTACGCTCGCCATTATCGCCTCGTCGGTGGAGAAGTTCGCGATAGAGATCAGGCATCTCCAGAGAACCGAGGTCTTAGAGGCGATGGAGTATTTTTCTCCCGGACAAAAGGGCTCGTCCGCGATGCCCCACAAGAGAAACCCGATCCTGACGGAGAATGTGACGGGCTTGGCAAGGCTCGTCAGGTCAAACAGCCTGGCGGCAATGGAGAACGTCCCCCTATGGCACGAGCGGGACATCAGCCACTCCTCGGTGGAGCGGGTCATCGCCCCGGACTCCACAATCCTCCTCGATTTCATGCTGACGAGGATAACCGGCGTGATAGACAAGCTCGTGGTCTTCCCGGATAGGATGAGGGAAAACCTCGAATCCACCGGCGGCCTCGTCTACTCCCAGAGACTTCTGTTAAAACTAATCGACTCCGGCATGACGAGGGAGGAGGCCTACGAGGTAGTCCAAAGTATGGCGAAGCGCGCCTGGGAGGGAAAGGCGAGGTTCATCGATCTGGTCAAGGTGGATGACAAGATAAAGGAGCGCCTGAAAACGGAAGACATCGAGGACGTATTCGACCCTCGATTCTATGTGAGGCACACAGACTTCATATTCAACCGGGTGTTCTCTCAATAG
- the tilS gene encoding tRNA lysidine(34) synthetase TilS, which translates to MKKRFLKKVSDAIDTHGMIDSGDHVVCAVSGGADSTALLYALYYLRGKYDITISAAHVNHGLRGEEARRDQNHARRLAEDLGLEFHLKDADVKGYASIGRLSVQEAGREVRDAFFREIVERYGGAKVATGHTKTDNGETYLMRLIVGAGLEGLSGIPPINGFYIRPLIAVSRGEAEEFLDEIGVDYVTDSSNLENKYLRNIIRNEIIPILREVNPNVEESLAETAAEYRRLFETVREEVNAFMEKNLEGNSLPVDALNSLPEGLKGEAVKELIFRNAEDMEKPLRLTRRHIEAVLGIVRGISRGERAVDLPGGLTAVRSYGRLSVVKAGRSGEGTDAVYSIEIPGRTEIPRLNLKIVSAVETGAETDIGDDKNPVIFDMDRLKSPLTLRTRRDGDRFYPAGMKGSKKVKDFFIDIKIPRSKRDKVPILLSGGDIIWIVGHRADGRFVANEGTKRRLKINFSPLS; encoded by the coding sequence ATGAAGAAACGGTTTCTGAAAAAAGTGTCCGATGCGATCGACACGCACGGTATGATCGATTCCGGCGATCACGTTGTCTGCGCCGTATCCGGGGGCGCGGACTCGACGGCCCTCCTCTACGCCCTCTATTATCTCAGGGGAAAATATGACATTACTATCTCGGCCGCTCACGTAAACCACGGTCTCAGGGGTGAGGAGGCGAGGAGGGACCAAAATCACGCGAGACGCCTTGCAGAGGATCTCGGTCTCGAATTTCACCTGAAGGATGCGGACGTGAAAGGGTATGCTTCCATAGGAAGGCTGAGCGTTCAGGAGGCGGGGCGGGAGGTTCGCGACGCATTCTTCAGGGAGATCGTCGAGAGATACGGCGGGGCGAAGGTCGCCACGGGACACACGAAAACCGACAACGGCGAGACCTACCTGATGCGCCTTATTGTCGGCGCCGGGTTGGAGGGGCTGTCCGGCATCCCGCCGATAAACGGCTTCTATATCCGGCCGCTTATCGCCGTATCGAGGGGGGAGGCCGAGGAGTTCCTGGATGAGATCGGGGTAGATTACGTGACCGACTCCTCGAACTTAGAGAACAAGTACCTGAGAAATATCATCAGAAACGAGATAATCCCGATACTCAGGGAGGTGAATCCAAACGTCGAGGAGAGCCTTGCGGAGACGGCGGCTGAGTATCGGCGCCTTTTCGAGACGGTAAGGGAGGAGGTTAACGCCTTCATGGAGAAAAACCTCGAAGGTAACTCCCTTCCCGTCGACGCCTTAAATAGTCTCCCAGAGGGACTCAAGGGGGAGGCGGTAAAGGAGCTGATCTTTAGAAACGCCGAAGACATGGAAAAGCCCCTTCGCCTGACGAGGCGCCACATCGAGGCCGTCCTCGGCATCGTCCGGGGGATTTCGAGGGGGGAGAGGGCGGTGGACCTCCCGGGCGGGCTTACGGCTGTAAGGAGTTACGGCAGACTCTCGGTCGTAAAGGCGGGGAGGAGTGGCGAAGGGACGGACGCGGTTTACTCTATCGAGATACCGGGGAGGACCGAAATTCCCCGGCTCAACCTTAAAATAGTCTCCGCCGTCGAGACAGGGGCCGAAACCGACATCGGCGATGACAAGAACCCCGTCATCTTCGACATGGACAGGCTGAAGTCTCCGCTCACTCTCAGAACGAGGAGGGACGGAGACCGGTTTTATCCGGCGGGCATGAAGGGCTCGAAGAAGGTGAAGGACTTCTTCATAGATATTAAAATTCCCAGAAGCAAGAGGGACAAAGTTCCTATCCTCCTCTCCGGGGGCGATATTATCTGGATAGTCGGGCACAGGGCTGACGGGCGGTTTGTCGCAAATGAAGGCACAAAGAGACGGCTTAAGATAAACTTTTCCCCTTTGTCATAG
- a CDS encoding DUF2088 domain-containing protein, translating to MKIGLGELIWYGNRTVEIELPNDWDVTLHPMRGAAERPMTASEMEERIKAPIGSARLRDIARGKKSAVIIFDDITRPTRVYEIAPIVIKELTAGGIDEEEITFVCALGNHGAHTSHEFRKKLGAGILERFRVFNHNAYENCVYVGETKRGTRLMVNREVMEADVRIGIGCVTAHANVGFSGGGKILLPGVSHIDSAAHYHIEIHDTAPETTGLGNFDKNVMRMEIEEAAAMARLDFKVDAVVNGRGETTALFAGDFLAEHAEAVRLAKGVYALDPAPEGREVVIANAFAKANEMFIALRLGEMALGRSSGTVMVIANAPEGQVPHYFQRSFGRDYGGRHYPIGGIGENIDVVVVAPYLDKNFADWVRNPEVITWAKSWDEAMEHLKGRFGPGTRAGVIPNATISYIES from the coding sequence ATGAAGATAGGGCTTGGCGAGCTTATCTGGTACGGAAACAGGACCGTAGAGATCGAGCTTCCGAACGACTGGGACGTCACGCTCCACCCGATGCGGGGCGCGGCCGAAAGGCCGATGACGGCATCCGAGATGGAGGAGCGGATAAAAGCGCCGATCGGCTCGGCGAGGCTCAGGGATATAGCGAGAGGAAAGAAGAGCGCCGTTATCATATTCGATGACATCACCCGTCCCACCAGGGTCTACGAGATAGCGCCGATAGTGATAAAGGAGCTTACCGCCGGCGGGATCGACGAGGAGGAGATCACCTTTGTCTGCGCCCTCGGAAACCACGGCGCCCACACCTCCCACGAGTTCAGGAAGAAGCTGGGCGCCGGGATACTGGAGAGGTTTCGCGTCTTCAATCACAACGCCTACGAGAACTGCGTCTACGTGGGCGAGACTAAGAGGGGAACGAGGCTCATGGTGAACAGGGAGGTGATGGAGGCGGACGTCAGGATAGGCATCGGCTGCGTGACCGCCCATGCCAACGTCGGGTTTTCGGGCGGCGGAAAGATATTGCTTCCCGGAGTCTCCCACATAGACAGCGCCGCCCACTACCACATCGAAATCCACGACACGGCCCCGGAGACGACGGGCTTAGGCAATTTCGACAAGAACGTAATGCGAATGGAGATCGAGGAGGCGGCCGCGATGGCCAGGCTCGACTTCAAGGTGGACGCCGTAGTAAACGGGAGAGGTGAGACCACGGCCCTTTTCGCCGGGGACTTTCTCGCGGAGCACGCGGAGGCGGTGAGGCTCGCCAAGGGGGTCTACGCCCTCGACCCCGCTCCCGAGGGGAGGGAAGTTGTCATCGCCAACGCGTTTGCCAAGGCCAACGAGATGTTCATCGCCCTGCGCCTGGGGGAGATGGCCCTCGGCCGATCTTCCGGGACGGTGATGGTCATAGCCAACGCCCCCGAGGGGCAGGTTCCCCACTACTTCCAGCGGAGCTTTGGCAGGGACTACGGCGGGAGACACTATCCGATAGGAGGGATCGGCGAAAATATCGACGTTGTTGTCGTGGCGCCGTATCTGGACAAAAACTTCGCCGACTGGGTGCGAAACCCGGAGGTTATAACCTGGGCCAAGAGCTGGGACGAGGCGATGGAACACCTAAAGGGGAGGTTCGGCCCCGGGACGAGGGCCGGGGTGATCCCCAACGCCACGATATCGTATATAGAGTCGTAA
- the hisI gene encoding phosphoribosyl-AMP cyclohydrolase encodes MVELDFKKFDGLVPAVIQDHETGEVLMLGFLSPESWERTLKDGEVVYFSRTRNKLWKKGETSGHVQRVVEIYVDCDEDTVLIKVEQVGGAACHTGHRSCFYRRLEGGGLIEEGELVFNPDEVYKKG; translated from the coding sequence GTGGTAGAGCTCGATTTCAAAAAGTTTGACGGGCTTGTCCCGGCGGTGATTCAGGATCACGAGACGGGAGAAGTCCTGATGCTCGGGTTCTTGAGTCCGGAGTCTTGGGAGAGGACGCTGAAGGATGGGGAGGTGGTCTACTTCAGCCGCACGAGGAACAAGCTGTGGAAGAAGGGGGAGACTTCCGGCCATGTCCAGAGGGTGGTGGAGATCTACGTCGACTGCGACGAGGACACGGTTCTAATCAAGGTGGAGCAGGTGGGAGGGGCGGCGTGCCACACGGGGCACCGCTCCTGCTTCTACAGGAGGTTGGAGGGCGGCGGGTTGATCGAGGAGGGGGAGCTCGTCTTCAATCCGGACGAGGTGTACAAGAAGGGATAG
- a CDS encoding tetratricopeptide repeat protein, with protein MRIAETGRISDVLPDEFMERKEFYKRSLDLFLLMIEAQPVNPPAWGHIGLLLYELGRFDKSLGYFAMINEVEPNNAVALDARGFIEMERGNFKSAVSHFERVVEISPKRHDVASDLALCLYHVGRYDDLRSLLDASVGKMMGVKEYFLLGKSADALGEESSAHYKKCIDLYTAPAGPVREAQYACLNAMRGAALSMTGDGKDKSGEVKKAFMEAARRAGLTDPDRMILSAFDLTFKARGKFIREIKDHISRLDG; from the coding sequence ATGAGGATTGCCGAGACCGGGAGGATAAGCGATGTCCTGCCGGACGAGTTTATGGAGAGGAAGGAGTTTTACAAACGCTCCCTCGACCTCTTTCTCCTGATGATAGAGGCCCAGCCGGTAAATCCTCCAGCCTGGGGGCACATCGGGCTGCTCCTCTATGAGCTGGGGCGATTCGACAAGAGCCTCGGTTACTTCGCGATGATAAACGAGGTCGAGCCGAACAACGCCGTGGCGCTGGACGCCAGGGGGTTCATCGAAATGGAGCGGGGGAACTTTAAATCGGCCGTCTCTCACTTCGAGAGGGTGGTGGAGATTAGCCCGAAAAGACACGATGTGGCGTCAGACCTGGCCCTCTGTCTCTACCACGTTGGTAGATACGACGACCTGAGGTCGCTCCTCGATGCCTCGGTGGGTAAAATGATGGGGGTAAAGGAATATTTCCTCTTAGGGAAGAGCGCCGACGCCCTGGGCGAGGAGTCGTCCGCCCACTACAAAAAGTGCATCGACCTCTACACGGCTCCCGCCGGCCCCGTCCGCGAGGCCCAGTACGCTTGCTTAAACGCCATGAGGGGGGCCGCCCTCTCCATGACAGGTGACGGAAAGGATAAAAGCGGGGAGGTAAAGAAGGCCTTTATGGAGGCGGCGCGGCGCGCGGGCCTCACCGACCCGGACAGGATGATCCTCTCAGCCTTCGACCTGACCTTCAAGGCGAGGGGGAAGTTTATTCGAGAGATAAAGGATCACATTTCAAGGTTAGATGGGTAA
- the recJ gene encoding single-stranded-DNA-specific exonuclease RecJ has translation MPIEYKWDRADQSDDTVYGLKDDLKRLYDLEISEVTSRLLLNRDITDAYDAHEFLFPDLSQFPDTYLMADMDRAVKIMIEAIVSRKNIWVFGDYDVDGVTAVSIIVLFLKAVGIDANYYIPERVGEGYGLRADSVRNMKEKGADLIFTVDCGISNVDEIALAKSLGMEVIVTDHHEVPEVMPKADAVLNPKRADCRFPTKSLAGVGIAYNFLIALRKEMRDRGLFVEELPNLKRYLDLVALGTIADIVPLTGENRLFVRYGLVELTEDHRPGIVALREVSGVKKDNISTGTVSFRLAPRLNASGRIGSAMDSVRLLTTNDPAQALSIAQSIEIENSKRQIMEEEVLNEAIEIIDRDGILDDRRSIVLASNNWHPGVVGIVASRLVDRYYRPTIMVSLMDGMGKGSARSISGFHIYRGILQLESLLIEFGGHKYAAGLAIEADKIDLFRERFEEVVTEMTTDDHFIPALKIDAEITLTDIQRYNLLHETKLLAPFGSANPEPLFLARGLVVNEARLVGKNHLKIAFKDKNCRWDAIAFGKGEMARNGMDVVDIVFNLRENKWERGSGTELNIRDIKVV, from the coding sequence ATGCCTATTGAATATAAATGGGACCGGGCCGATCAGAGCGACGATACGGTCTATGGCCTTAAAGATGACCTCAAAAGATTGTATGACCTTGAAATCTCCGAGGTGACCTCGAGGCTTCTCTTGAACAGGGACATCACGGATGCCTATGACGCCCATGAATTCCTCTTTCCAGACCTCTCGCAATTTCCCGATACTTATCTGATGGCCGACATGGACAGGGCGGTTAAGATTATGATCGAGGCTATTGTTTCGAGAAAGAATATCTGGGTTTTCGGCGACTACGACGTGGACGGGGTTACGGCGGTCTCGATAATCGTCCTGTTTCTCAAGGCCGTCGGGATAGATGCGAATTACTACATCCCCGAGAGGGTAGGCGAGGGGTACGGCCTGAGGGCCGACAGCGTCCGCAACATGAAGGAGAAGGGGGCCGATCTCATCTTTACCGTCGACTGCGGCATCTCCAACGTCGACGAGATAGCCCTCGCAAAGTCGCTGGGGATGGAGGTGATCGTCACTGACCACCATGAGGTGCCGGAGGTGATGCCGAAAGCCGATGCGGTCCTGAATCCTAAGAGGGCCGACTGCAGATTCCCTACCAAGAGCCTTGCCGGGGTCGGGATCGCGTACAATTTTCTCATCGCGTTAAGAAAGGAGATGAGAGACAGGGGACTCTTCGTCGAGGAACTTCCGAATCTCAAAAGATACCTCGACCTCGTGGCCCTGGGCACCATAGCCGACATCGTCCCCCTGACGGGAGAAAACAGGCTGTTTGTCAGGTACGGACTGGTCGAGCTTACGGAAGACCACCGCCCGGGCATCGTCGCCTTGAGGGAGGTCTCCGGTGTGAAAAAGGATAACATAAGCACGGGAACGGTGAGCTTTCGCCTCGCCCCGAGGCTGAATGCTTCGGGAAGGATCGGAAGCGCCATGGACAGCGTGAGGCTCTTGACCACAAACGATCCCGCCCAGGCCCTTTCCATCGCCCAGAGTATCGAGATCGAGAACAGCAAAAGACAGATTATGGAGGAGGAGGTCTTAAACGAGGCGATAGAGATCATCGACAGGGACGGCATCCTCGACGATCGACGCTCCATAGTGCTTGCCTCGAACAACTGGCACCCGGGCGTTGTGGGGATCGTGGCGTCGAGGCTTGTGGACCGCTACTACCGCCCCACGATCATGGTCTCCCTCATGGACGGGATGGGCAAGGGCTCCGCGAGGAGCATCTCCGGGTTTCATATATACAGGGGGATATTGCAGCTCGAGTCGCTGCTCATCGAATTCGGGGGGCACAAATATGCCGCAGGGCTGGCGATCGAGGCGGACAAGATTGACCTTTTCAGAGAGAGGTTCGAGGAGGTCGTCACCGAGATGACCACGGACGACCACTTCATCCCCGCGCTGAAGATAGATGCTGAGATAACACTCACGGACATCCAGAGATACAACCTCCTTCACGAGACGAAGCTCCTTGCGCCCTTCGGCTCCGCAAATCCGGAGCCCCTCTTTCTGGCCAGGGGGCTCGTGGTGAACGAGGCGAGGCTGGTGGGTAAAAACCACCTGAAGATCGCCTTCAAGGACAAGAACTGCAGGTGGGACGCAATAGCCTTCGGGAAGGGGGAGATGGCGCGAAACGGGATGGATGTCGTGGACATCGTCTTCAACCTCAGGGAGAACAAGTGGGAGAGGGGGAGCGGAACGGAGCTCAACATCCGGGATATAAAGGTGGTGTAA
- a CDS encoding single-stranded DNA-binding protein — MSVNKAILVGNLGSDPEVRYTPSGRPVATFSIATNEKWTDKNTGEKQERTEWHRIVAWGRLGEICGEYLSKGKQIYIEGRIQTRSWEDRDGNRRYTTEIVAQTMQMLGRRGETGDFNEGGGRDFDDGGDVPPIHEGPTGPDDDDIPF, encoded by the coding sequence GTGAGTGTTAATAAAGCTATTCTTGTTGGGAATCTTGGATCGGACCCAGAGGTAAGGTATACGCCAAGCGGCAGACCCGTAGCCACCTTCAGCATCGCCACAAACGAGAAGTGGACGGACAAAAACACCGGCGAAAAACAGGAGAGGACCGAATGGCATCGAATCGTGGCTTGGGGCAGGCTCGGCGAGATATGCGGGGAATATCTGTCCAAGGGAAAGCAGATCTACATTGAAGGCAGAATCCAGACGCGCTCGTGGGAAGACCGGGACGGCAACAGGCGGTATACCACCGAGATCGTCGCCCAGACCATGCAGATGCTGGGCAGACGGGGAGAAACAGGCGATTTCAACGAGGGGGGGGGAAGGGATTTCGACGACGGGGGGGATGTACCCCCGATTCATGAAGGTCCCACGGGCCCCGATGACGACGATATCCCCTTTTAG